The genomic segment TATTCTCCGTCGCGCAGGAGAGCACAATCACGGCAGATGACCTATTTTTGAAAGCCCGAAAAGTAGCTTTTGACACGAAGGATTATCCGCAGGCCATTCAACTGGCAAAGCAAGCACTCACCCAAGCTCCTGATTATACAGATATCCGTATTTTTCTGGGTCGGCTCTACACATGGTCCGACAAAATTGATTCCGCGCGAACGATCTTTACCGATCTGGATAACAAAAAAACTACAGATGAAGACTTTTTTCTGGCCTATGCCGCTCTGGAGTATTGGAACAACCAGGCTGATAGGGCAACTGAAATAACCGATAGGGGCCTCAATATACATCCTGAGTCTCAGGATCTGCTGCTGCTTAAAGCAAAAATCAACTACAGCACAAACCATTATGAGGTAGCCGAAAATGCTGTGCGACAGTTGTTGAAAATCAATCCAAAAAATGCTGACGCGAGATCGCTTGCCAAAAACATAGAAGAATATACCGCAAAAAATGCGGTCGGCCTAACCTACAACTTCGTCTATTTTGATAAGCAATTCGATGACAACTGGCATATCCTGGGCTTGAGTTACAAAAGGGCGACCAACTTTGGATCTCTTATTTTCAGAACGAATTATGCGAATAAATTTGCAGAAAATGGTGTGCAGTTTGAGCTGGAAGCATATCCACGTCTTTCAAAAATGTTTTACCTGTACTTAGGAGCGGGATACTCCAACAATGTGGGCATTTTTGCCAAATACCGGACTGGAGCATCGATTTATGCTAATCTTCCCAACAGTTTCGAAGCGGAAGTAGGCTACCGTCAGCTTTATTTTAGCGACAATATCTGGATGTATACAGCCTCAGTAGGCAAGTATTATCAAAACTATTGGTTCAACTTACGAACCTATCTTACTCCAGATGAGAAAAATATCTCACAGTCCTATACAGGCACTGTCCGTTATTATACAAAGGGGGCAAACGATTATCTCGGTTTCATCATTGGTACCGGTCTAAGCCCCGAGGAAAACAGAAACAATCTATTGGATAATGCCTTATATAAACTAAAAACATTCAAAATAGGTGGTGAATATAACCTTTCAGTCCGGCAAAGCAATTTGTTTTCTGTCTCCTGCACCTACTACAACCAAGAATTCAGGCCAAACGAAAAAGGCAATCAATTAGATATTATTTTGGGCTATATTCGCAAATTTTAAGGCTTGCGCAACTTATTGAAGTAGCTGATAAATACGCTATCCGGTAACAGCTGCTTCTCTGTATAAAACAATTTGTTTTTGCGCTTAAAGAGTTCAAATTTTCGGGATAAGGATTCCAGGACTGCAGGTTCGTCAGCTAGTTCTGCATTGAGCTTTCCATCCAGCCGATAAAGTTGTCCTTCTGAAAAGTGATAATTACCCAGCAAAAAATCGATAAGCTGGTTTTTACTCTGCATCATGGCAATACCATCACCTTCTGCTGAAATACCCTTATCCAATCCCCGTCCGATCCATGCTACCTGATCCGGTGTATTTAAACCGTAATTTTCGCGGTAATAGGCCA from the Sphingobacterium thalpophilum genome contains:
- a CDS encoding YaiO family outer membrane beta-barrel protein, which produces MKKVLYPLLPLVLLPLFSVAQESTITADDLFLKARKVAFDTKDYPQAIQLAKQALTQAPDYTDIRIFLGRLYTWSDKIDSARTIFTDLDNKKTTDEDFFLAYAALEYWNNQADRATEITDRGLNIHPESQDLLLLKAKINYSTNHYEVAENAVRQLLKINPKNADARSLAKNIEEYTAKNAVGLTYNFVYFDKQFDDNWHILGLSYKRATNFGSLIFRTNYANKFAENGVQFELEAYPRLSKMFYLYLGAGYSNNVGIFAKYRTGASIYANLPNSFEAEVGYRQLYFSDNIWMYTASVGKYYQNYWFNLRTYLTPDEKNISQSYTGTVRYYTKGANDYLGFIIGTGLSPEENRNNLLDNALYKLKTFKIGGEYNLSVRQSNLFSVSCTYYNQEFRPNEKGNQLDIILGYIRKF